A stretch of the Saprospiraceae bacterium genome encodes the following:
- a CDS encoding tetratricopeptide repeat protein: MKHLVLIFFIPFLAESLFSQQKGASPLSTIPNSSLGAGNQQLSTRTYAVVIGISDYQDPAIPDLRFADRDAEAFANYLKSNTGGNLDNDHLKVLINSNATMAQFANALDWLWEVCKEGDQAIIYFSGHGDVEKKSLTQSGFLLCWDAPARVYMAGGAFALPMLQEVVSTLSIQNKAKVIVITDACRSGTLAGSSVNGSQATAANLAKQFGNEIKIMSCQPNEYSIEGEQWGGGRGAFSYHLLDALYGLADSNKDQWVTLQEVGRYLEDHVTNEVAPVSQVPMILGNRNERLTSVDEKILASIKSDKSNQMMTLSAIESRSTEEELLSKLDSNTRRTYQLFKSALKNKIFLEPSNACANSYYEQLLLEPKLERLHSTMRRNFAAALQEDAQQAINIWLAADVQQLQCIGKSINLQPIPRLLDRASELLGKEHYMYRSLQARKLLFMGINALHHVNPDESLARQCLPLFKKSLELEPQSPLPLHRMSIIYINHLRKADSAFICAEQAHNLAPNWVLPYTDLAGIFCAQKKLDLAKQALQIAEKIDSLHPYVINQWALLNRLLGNNAEALRLMEKYKESEGPMYPCWYNDYGMIFLGIGKFKEAEENFHKALSMDSTNISVMNNLGSLYNQTRRFTEAEPIFKKVISIDSTQIVTWNNLGSLYNQTRRYEEAVPILKKALSMDSSQYKAWNNLGFSYIQTRRYQEAEPMLIKAIELDSTYTFTWNNLGGLYLLTHRYADAEPIFKKICSLDTTFANPRKHLGMVYFKTKRPDEAKRNFLKAIELNPNYTGAMLGMAYLLVSETKTEDAIGWVEKAINNGSTFEQLEKDEELTTLRALSEWDALMKKYFPDKMK; the protein is encoded by the coding sequence ATGAAACATCTTGTTCTAATATTCTTTATACCTTTTCTGGCGGAATCTTTATTTTCTCAACAAAAAGGTGCTTCTCCGCTATCAACTATCCCCAACAGTTCTCTTGGGGCAGGCAACCAACAACTATCAACCAGAACCTATGCAGTTGTCATTGGGATCTCCGACTACCAGGATCCTGCCATTCCAGATCTTCGCTTTGCAGATAGAGACGCAGAAGCATTTGCTAATTATCTCAAATCAAACACCGGCGGTAATCTCGACAACGACCATTTGAAAGTATTGATTAATTCCAATGCAACCATGGCACAATTTGCAAATGCCCTTGATTGGTTGTGGGAAGTATGCAAAGAAGGCGATCAAGCGATTATTTATTTTTCCGGACATGGGGATGTAGAGAAAAAAAGTTTGACACAATCCGGATTTTTATTGTGCTGGGATGCGCCTGCCCGGGTGTATATGGCTGGTGGTGCATTTGCTTTGCCGATGCTACAGGAAGTAGTTTCCACACTTTCAATTCAAAATAAGGCAAAAGTTATTGTGATCACAGACGCATGTCGCTCAGGCACCCTTGCCGGAAGTTCAGTCAATGGATCACAAGCAACTGCAGCCAATCTTGCAAAACAATTTGGAAATGAAATTAAAATCATGTCATGCCAACCCAATGAATACAGCATTGAAGGCGAACAATGGGGCGGTGGTCGTGGAGCATTTTCATATCACCTTCTGGATGCACTTTATGGTTTAGCAGATAGCAATAAGGATCAATGGGTGACATTGCAGGAAGTCGGAAGATACCTGGAAGATCATGTGACCAATGAAGTGGCCCCGGTTAGTCAGGTACCGATGATCCTTGGCAATCGCAATGAACGTTTAACCAGTGTGGATGAAAAGATCTTAGCTTCTATTAAATCTGATAAGTCAAATCAAATGATGACTTTAAGTGCTATTGAATCAAGAAGTACTGAAGAGGAGCTGCTTTCAAAGTTAGATTCGAATACTAGAAGAACCTATCAATTATTTAAATCAGCTTTAAAAAATAAAATATTTTTAGAACCTTCCAATGCATGTGCAAACAGTTACTATGAGCAATTGCTTTTGGAACCAAAATTAGAGCGATTGCATTCGACCATGAGGCGTAATTTTGCAGCTGCTTTACAAGAAGATGCACAACAAGCCATAAACATTTGGTTGGCAGCTGATGTGCAGCAATTACAATGTATTGGCAAAAGCATTAACCTCCAACCAATCCCTCGCTTATTGGATAGAGCCTCAGAGCTGCTAGGCAAAGAACATTATATGTATCGATCCTTACAAGCCCGAAAATTACTCTTCATGGGTATTAATGCATTACACCATGTGAATCCGGATGAATCGCTTGCTAGACAATGTTTGCCTCTTTTTAAAAAGTCTCTTGAACTGGAACCGCAGTCTCCCTTACCCTTGCATCGAATGAGTATCATTTATATTAACCATCTTCGGAAAGCAGATTCGGCTTTTATTTGTGCTGAACAAGCTCATAATCTTGCACCCAATTGGGTGCTGCCTTATACTGATCTAGCAGGTATATTTTGTGCACAAAAAAAATTGGACCTGGCAAAACAAGCTTTGCAAATCGCAGAAAAAATAGATTCATTACACCCTTATGTCATTAATCAGTGGGCTTTGTTGAATCGATTGCTTGGAAATAATGCAGAAGCGTTGAGGTTAATGGAAAAATACAAGGAATCTGAAGGTCCAATGTATCCATGTTGGTATAATGATTATGGCATGATCTTTTTAGGAATAGGTAAATTCAAAGAAGCCGAAGAAAATTTTCATAAAGCCTTGTCAATGGATTCAACAAATATTTCTGTAATGAATAACCTTGGATCATTATACAATCAAACACGTCGTTTTACAGAAGCTGAACCAATTTTTAAAAAAGTTATTTCGATTGATTCAACGCAAATCGTCACTTGGAATAACCTAGGATCTTTGTACAATCAAACCCGACGGTACGAAGAAGCGGTGCCGATTTTGAAAAAAGCCCTAAGTATGGATTCTTCTCAATATAAAGCCTGGAATAACCTTGGTTTTTCATACATCCAAACCCGCCGCTATCAGGAAGCAGAGCCTATGCTAATTAAAGCAATTGAACTTGATTCAACGTATACTTTTACCTGGAACAACCTCGGTGGATTGTACCTTTTAACTCATCGTTATGCAGATGCAGAACCTATTTTTAAAAAGATTTGTTCTCTCGACACGACGTTTGCAAATCCTCGAAAACATTTGGGCATGGTTTATTTCAAAACCAAACGCCCCGATGAGGCTAAACGAAATTTTCTGAAAGCCATTGAACTTAATCCCAATTACACCGGCGCTATGCTCGGAATGGCTTACCTGCTTGTTTCCGAAACAAAAACGGAGGATGCCATAGGCTGGGTTGAAAAGGCAATTAATAATGGAAGTACCTTTGAGCAACTGGAAAAAGATGAAGAACTCACTACACTGCGTGCATTGTCTGAATGGGATGCATTGATGAAGAAATATTTTCCTGATAAAATGAAATGA
- the mtgA gene encoding monofunctional biosynthetic peptidoglycan transglycosylase — translation MKTIPKKILYSVKYQLLRFYHAYKSWAWYYKILTWVLTILSLHFLYFFYLMLFFPPITATQFGSLVSGHGLNREYVCLKNISSNAVLAVMGAEDQLFAEHYGFDLESIEKAMEYNKRKPKKMRGASTISQQVAKNVFLWQGRSWVRKGLEVYFTLMIETLWSKKRIIEMYLNIAEMGDGVFGIQAASKKYFNKDAKYLSREEAAKIAACLPNPKRYKVKPVSPYVSFRIPWIMQQMDQIEPDEDIQLLLKKAYVR, via the coding sequence ATGAAAACGATTCCGAAGAAAATACTCTATTCTGTTAAGTATCAATTGCTTCGGTTCTACCATGCTTACAAATCCTGGGCCTGGTACTACAAGATCTTGACTTGGGTATTGACTATCTTGTCGCTTCATTTTTTATATTTCTTCTATTTGATGCTTTTTTTCCCTCCGATTACAGCCACCCAGTTTGGGAGTTTGGTAAGTGGTCACGGATTAAACAGGGAATACGTTTGTCTTAAAAATATTTCAAGCAATGCCGTTCTAGCGGTTATGGGAGCGGAAGATCAGCTATTCGCTGAACATTATGGCTTCGATTTGGAAAGCATTGAAAAAGCAATGGAATACAATAAAAGAAAGCCTAAAAAAATGCGAGGTGCTTCTACCATAAGCCAGCAAGTTGCTAAAAATGTATTTTTATGGCAAGGGCGATCCTGGGTTCGAAAAGGATTAGAAGTTTATTTCACTTTAATGATTGAAACCTTGTGGAGCAAAAAAAGGATCATTGAAATGTATCTGAACATTGCAGAAATGGGGGATGGTGTCTTTGGAATTCAAGCAGCCTCTAAAAAATATTTTAATAAAGATGCCAAGTACCTGAGCCGGGAAGAAGCAGCTAAAATTGCAGCATGCCTTCCCAATCCCAAGCGCTACAAGGTCAAACCTGTTTCACCCTATGTTTCATTTCGCATTCCATGGATCATGCAACAAATGGATCAAATTGAACCTGATGAGGATATTCAACTTTTATTGAAGAAGGCTTATGTTAGGTAA
- the kynU gene encoding kynureninase: MDLNRTAAQQMDEQDPLKHFRAQFLFPKTKTEKDAIYFCGNSLGLQPVKTKAYVEQELRDWANFGVHGHHQAKHAWLPYHEFLTDSMARIIGAKPIETVVMNTLTVNLHLMLVSFYRPEGKRTKILIEHSCFPSDRYAVESQIRFHGYDPATQLIILQPEPGEAYVSKETIENVFKKQGDEIALALIGSVNYYSGQAYPIKFITELAHQSGCLVGFDLAHGAGNLLLKLHEEGPDFAIWCGYKYLNGGPGSLAGCFVHERHAYSYDIPRFTGWWGHNKKSRFKMSPHFEIMSGAEGWQLSNPPILPMACLRASFELFDEAGMDNLRLKSMQLGNVLFNLIDEMDHPKLKIITPRSEAERGCQISIQLKDADKTIFNKITEAGVIADWREPDVIRLAPVPLYNSFTDIFDFIQILKQALND, encoded by the coding sequence ATGGATTTAAACCGAACTGCAGCACAACAAATGGACGAACAGGATCCATTGAAGCATTTTAGAGCCCAATTCCTGTTTCCAAAAACCAAAACTGAAAAAGATGCCATTTACTTTTGTGGAAATTCTTTAGGACTTCAACCAGTTAAGACCAAAGCTTATGTCGAACAAGAACTAAGGGATTGGGCAAATTTTGGTGTCCATGGTCATCATCAGGCAAAACATGCCTGGTTGCCTTACCACGAATTTCTTACAGATTCTATGGCCCGTATTATAGGTGCAAAGCCCATTGAGACGGTGGTGATGAATACACTTACCGTCAATTTGCATTTAATGCTGGTTAGTTTTTACCGGCCGGAAGGAAAACGAACTAAAATTTTGATTGAGCACAGTTGCTTTCCTTCAGATCGCTATGCTGTGGAATCCCAAATTCGATTTCATGGTTATGATCCAGCCACTCAGTTGATAATTCTTCAACCTGAACCTGGTGAAGCTTATGTTTCAAAAGAAACCATTGAAAACGTTTTCAAAAAACAAGGCGATGAAATTGCATTAGCTTTAATTGGTTCTGTAAATTATTACAGCGGACAAGCATATCCTATAAAATTTATTACCGAATTAGCGCATCAAAGCGGTTGTCTGGTCGGATTTGATCTGGCACATGGAGCCGGGAACTTACTTCTTAAATTGCATGAAGAGGGTCCTGATTTTGCAATCTGGTGCGGTTATAAATATTTGAATGGCGGACCGGGAAGCCTGGCCGGGTGTTTTGTCCATGAGCGACATGCTTACAGTTATGACATTCCGCGTTTTACCGGTTGGTGGGGACACAATAAAAAATCACGTTTTAAAATGAGTCCGCATTTTGAAATCATGTCGGGTGCGGAAGGTTGGCAGTTAAGCAACCCTCCCATATTACCTATGGCATGTTTGCGTGCATCCTTTGAATTGTTTGATGAAGCCGGAATGGATAATTTGCGATTGAAATCCATGCAGCTGGGAAATGTCTTGTTTAATTTAATTGATGAAATGGATCACCCCAAATTGAAAATAATTACACCTCGTTCAGAAGCAGAAAGAGGATGCCAGATATCCATTCAATTAAAAGATGCCGATAAAACGATTTTTAATAAAATTACAGAAGCCGGTGTCATAGCAGATTGGCGCGAACCAGATGTAATTCGGCTTGCACCTGTCCCACTTTATAACAGCTTCACTGACATTTTTGATTTCATTCAAATTTTAAAGCAAGCGCTAAATGATTAA
- the xerD gene encoding site-specific tyrosine recombinase XerD: MDWHAAREGFVNYLKLERSMAMHSVDAYLRDLDKLQHYAESKNPMLSPEAIQMDDVEDFLSWLQQFGLEERSQARILSGIKAFYKYLLIEELIQINPTELIEGPKLKRNLPDVLHIEEIEAIFAAVDLSKDFGHRDKAILETLYSCGLRVSELVELLCSNVFEEETMIKVIGKGNKERLIPIGQKALDQIKLYKISYRNTLPVVKGFEDHLFLNRFGKKLSRTLVFQMVKENVAKAGIKKQVSPHTFRHSFATHLVEGGANLRAVQEMLGHESITTTEIYTHLDLNYLRETVLQFHPMNKRS; encoded by the coding sequence ATGGATTGGCATGCTGCACGGGAAGGATTTGTAAATTATTTGAAATTGGAGCGTTCTATGGCCATGCATTCCGTTGATGCATACTTGCGTGATTTAGATAAATTACAACATTATGCTGAGTCAAAGAATCCTATGTTAAGCCCTGAGGCAATTCAGATGGATGATGTCGAAGATTTTTTATCCTGGTTGCAGCAATTTGGTTTAGAAGAACGCTCGCAGGCCCGAATTCTTTCAGGCATCAAAGCTTTTTATAAATATTTATTGATTGAAGAGCTCATACAAATAAATCCAACCGAACTGATTGAGGGACCAAAACTAAAACGTAACCTCCCAGATGTGTTGCATATTGAAGAAATTGAAGCAATTTTTGCTGCAGTAGATTTAAGCAAAGATTTTGGACATCGGGACAAGGCAATTTTAGAAACGCTGTATTCGTGTGGACTTCGTGTCAGTGAATTGGTCGAACTTTTGTGTTCCAATGTTTTTGAAGAAGAGACCATGATAAAAGTGATTGGAAAAGGCAATAAAGAGCGACTGATTCCAATTGGTCAAAAAGCATTAGATCAAATTAAATTATATAAAATATCCTATCGAAATACCTTGCCGGTTGTGAAAGGTTTTGAAGATCATTTATTTTTAAATCGGTTTGGAAAAAAATTATCCCGCACGCTGGTGTTTCAAATGGTTAAAGAAAATGTTGCAAAAGCCGGAATAAAAAAACAGGTAAGTCCACATACGTTTAGACATTCGTTTGCAACCCATTTGGTTGAAGGTGGAGCCAATTTAAGAGCTGTTCAGGAAATGTTAGGACATGAGAGTATTACTACTACAGAAATCTATACGCACCTGGATTTGAATTACCTCCGTGAAACTGTTTTGCAATTTCATCCGATGAATAAAAGGAGCTGA
- a CDS encoding caspase family protein, translated as MRFIISNILLVLTFVSSHAQTKGVTPKPVIRGQQSVVSSIYAVVVGISDYQDPAIPDLRFADKDAEAFANYLRSDAGGNLDNDHLKVLINEQATVAQFAIALDWLMEVVKENDQVILYFSGHGDVEKKTITQPGYLLCWDAPARVYLAGGAMALPMFQDIITTLSSQNKAKVIVITDACRSGKLAGSSVGGSQITGANLAKQYANEIKILSCQPNEYSIEGEQWGGGRGAFSYNFINGLYGLADFNKDGSVSVFEIGRYLEDHVPAEVAPVSQLPMILGDKSAMLSQVDDQLLAEVTSGKSNQIVTLSPIESKGIEEQILMTLDSSTRILYQSFYTSLREKVFLQPSTKCADYYYNQLIAKKELNKLYSSMRRNFAAALQDDAQQVMNQFISGDREIFLHTKDGWRYKFKRYPSYLARAAELLGEDHIMYSTLQARRCFFEGFLIALENENPNQEAGNLALQKFNEALRWQKDLPQVYWQISKLYGYTLIQADSMEYYALKAMDLQPGWVIPYELLAGSYLWPFSMPEKAKYYLEKAATIDSSSSDIKNIWGMYYSYISDLDNAEYYYKKAIQLDSLMGGPYINLGILYVQKAQYDKAIPLFSFLIKKYPSHEWAYRNLGTVYFIQGRYSESEKLIRKSLELDSNFMETHIRLADLLFQTGRIKEAGKHYIKATQLNAFEPYTWYHLMLYYLYTGQTTLAEKTINHAINLDSTKAIHWVAAAHFNLQIGNILTADIQLEKAFSLDSMLAELYSEIAYLRIKQAHFEDAIVQSKKSLKTYPGNYMAMIYLAIATTKLNREQEGINWLEKSIQNGAMYPILMALLELESLRKLKEWNLLINKYFSGKVKD; from the coding sequence ATGAGATTCATCATTAGCAACATTTTATTAGTACTAACATTTGTTAGCTCTCATGCACAAACCAAAGGGGTCACACCAAAACCAGTTATAAGGGGTCAGCAATCAGTAGTTAGTAGTATTTACGCTGTTGTCGTTGGTATCTCTGACTATCAAGATCCTGCCATTCCTGACCTTCGTTTTGCCGATAAAGATGCTGAGGCTTTTGCAAATTATTTAAGATCGGATGCTGGTGGAAATCTTGACAATGATCATTTAAAAGTATTGATCAATGAACAAGCAACGGTTGCGCAATTTGCCATTGCATTGGATTGGTTGATGGAAGTGGTAAAAGAAAATGATCAGGTGATTTTATATTTTTCCGGACATGGAGATGTAGAAAAGAAAACCATCACTCAACCAGGATATCTTTTATGTTGGGATGCGCCTGCAAGAGTTTACTTAGCAGGAGGAGCCATGGCATTACCGATGTTTCAGGATATCATTACAACCCTTTCATCTCAAAACAAAGCAAAAGTAATTGTTATTACCGATGCATGTAGGTCAGGTAAATTAGCAGGAAGTAGTGTAGGTGGTTCGCAAATTACTGGCGCCAACCTTGCAAAACAATATGCCAATGAAATAAAAATATTATCCTGTCAACCCAACGAATATTCAATTGAAGGAGAACAATGGGGAGGTGGTCGTGGGGCATTTTCGTATAATTTTATTAATGGATTGTATGGATTGGCGGACTTTAATAAAGATGGGTCAGTTTCTGTTTTTGAAATCGGAAGGTATCTGGAAGACCATGTACCAGCTGAAGTTGCTCCAGTAAGCCAACTTCCAATGATTTTAGGTGATAAAAGTGCTATGCTATCGCAGGTGGATGATCAGCTATTGGCTGAAGTTACTTCCGGGAAATCGAATCAGATTGTTACTTTGTCTCCAATTGAATCAAAAGGAATTGAGGAACAGATTCTAATGACACTGGATAGCAGCACCAGGATTTTATATCAATCATTTTATACTTCCCTTCGTGAGAAAGTTTTTCTGCAACCCAGTACAAAATGTGCGGATTATTATTACAATCAATTAATCGCTAAAAAAGAATTGAATAAATTGTATTCTAGCATGCGGAGAAATTTTGCAGCGGCTTTGCAGGATGATGCCCAACAAGTGATGAATCAATTTATCTCCGGAGATCGGGAAATATTTTTACATACTAAAGATGGATGGAGGTATAAATTTAAAAGATATCCGAGCTATTTAGCTCGTGCGGCAGAACTATTAGGAGAGGATCATATTATGTATTCCACACTTCAAGCCAGACGATGTTTTTTTGAAGGATTTTTAATTGCTTTGGAAAATGAGAATCCCAATCAGGAAGCAGGAAATTTGGCTTTGCAAAAATTCAATGAAGCTCTTCGCTGGCAAAAAGATCTCCCGCAAGTTTACTGGCAAATCAGTAAATTATATGGATATACATTAATTCAAGCTGATTCAATGGAATATTATGCATTAAAAGCTATGGATTTGCAACCTGGTTGGGTCATACCCTATGAACTTCTTGCCGGTTCATATCTCTGGCCATTCAGTATGCCAGAAAAAGCAAAATATTATCTGGAAAAAGCTGCAACAATTGATTCAAGTTCTAGCGATATTAAAAACATATGGGGGATGTACTATTCCTATATTTCCGATTTGGACAATGCGGAATATTATTATAAAAAGGCGATTCAATTGGATTCACTCATGGGTGGACCTTATATAAATTTAGGAATTTTATATGTCCAAAAGGCACAGTATGACAAAGCCATTCCATTGTTTAGTTTTTTAATAAAAAAATATCCTTCACATGAATGGGCTTATCGGAATTTAGGGACAGTATATTTTATACAGGGTCGGTATTCTGAATCGGAGAAATTGATTCGAAAATCTTTAGAGCTGGATTCAAATTTTATGGAAACACACATTCGTCTGGCTGATTTATTGTTTCAAACAGGACGAATTAAAGAAGCGGGTAAGCACTATATAAAAGCTACCCAACTCAATGCATTTGAACCCTACACCTGGTACCATTTGATGCTATATTATTTATATACTGGGCAAACGACTTTGGCAGAAAAAACTATCAATCACGCAATAAATTTGGATTCTACGAAGGCAATACATTGGGTTGCAGCTGCACACTTTAATTTGCAAATCGGAAATATTTTAACAGCAGATATCCAATTGGAAAAGGCTTTTAGCCTTGATTCTATGCTTGCTGAACTTTATTCAGAAATTGCCTATTTGCGGATTAAGCAAGCTCATTTTGAAGATGCAATAGTACAGAGCAAAAAATCTTTAAAAACATACCCTGGAAATTATATGGCCATGATTTATTTAGCAATTGCAACAACTAAGCTTAATAGGGAGCAGGAAGGAATAAATTGGCTGGAAAAAAGTATTCAAAATGGAGCCATGTATCCTATTTTAATGGCATTGCTAGAACTGGAATCGCTACGTAAGCTAAAAGAATGGAACTTGCTGATTAATAAATATTTCAGTGGTAAGGTAAAAGATTGA